A window of Desulfatiglans sp. contains these coding sequences:
- a CDS encoding hemerythrin family protein, whose protein sequence is MNNNLYIIWDDRSKLGIPIIDEQHRSLISTINSLYFYIQNRVDWISIKSIMIILQQYTNIHFKTEEGLLEKAGYPDLTNHINLHQKIVVETKRISQNIAADPEEILSFLKNWWVHHINYEDKKYVSHMKMALSGLK, encoded by the coding sequence ATGAATAATAACCTCTATATAATCTGGGATGACAGGAGCAAGCTGGGGATACCGATCATAGATGAACAGCACCGTTCCCTAATCTCAACAATCAACTCATTGTATTTCTATATTCAAAACAGAGTTGACTGGATTTCAATAAAGTCCATCATGATTATTTTACAGCAATATACGAATATTCATTTCAAGACTGAAGAGGGGTTACTTGAAAAAGCAGGATACCCAGATTTAACAAATCATATTAATCTTCATCAAAAAATTGTGGTGGAGACAAAAAGGATATCCCAGAATATAGCCGCAGACCCTGAGGAGATTTTAAGTTTCCTTAAAAATTGGTGGGTACACCATATTAATTATGAAGATAAAAAATACGTGTCCCATATGAAAATGGCACTCTCTGGTCTAAAATGA
- a CDS encoding response regulator: MKSRCHTVLCVDDEVQILNSLKRLLRKEDYNLLTASSAAEGILVMNENDVSLVISDQRMPGESGIEFLTTIKRIYPEVIRILLSGYTDIDTITESVNKGHIYKLILKPWNDQNLILDIRQSLEQYELIQTNKALHKTVMEQNEELRVINDNLEMLVNMRTKDLEIQNKALQLSRVMIDDMPFPIIGISQEMIIVYKNKKACLLTDSTDFTVGSDISSSITAELMEKIRVALSYCVPLLVENIYFFGKKYTFNICPLSEEFQGDGVFLVLY; this comes from the coding sequence TGAGGTTCAGATACTTAACTCATTAAAACGACTTCTCAGAAAAGAAGATTATAACCTCTTAACAGCTTCAAGCGCTGCAGAAGGCATTTTGGTAATGAATGAAAATGATGTCAGCCTGGTAATATCTGATCAGAGGATGCCTGGAGAAAGCGGGATTGAATTTTTGACAACTATTAAACGAATATATCCTGAAGTCATTAGAATTCTATTAAGCGGGTACACTGACATCGACACTATTACAGAATCGGTGAACAAGGGGCATATCTACAAATTGATTTTAAAGCCATGGAATGATCAAAACCTTATACTGGATATAAGGCAGTCATTAGAACAGTATGAACTTATACAGACAAACAAGGCCCTGCATAAAACAGTTATGGAGCAAAATGAAGAGTTAAGGGTGATAAATGATAATCTTGAAATGCTTGTCAATATGAGAACAAAAGACCTTGAGATTCAGAACAAGGCGCTTCAGCTTTCAAGAGTAATGATAGATGATATGCCCTTTCCAATTATTGGTATAAGCCAGGAAATGATCATTGTATATAAAAATAAAAAGGCATGCCTGTTGACTGACAGCACTGATTTTACTGTTGGCAGTGATATCTCTTCGTCGATTACTGCTGAACTGATGGAGAAAATCCGTGTTGCCCTTTCATACTGTGTACCACTTTTAGTTGAAAACATATATTTTTTCGGGAAAAAATATACCTTTAATATATGCCCTCTTTCCGAGGAGTTCCAGGGAGATGGTGTTTTTCTAGTTTTATATTGA
- a CDS encoding response regulator, protein MKKNILILDDEESIRRILQRILENNNYNCFMAHDTRAAREHLSQQEIDLILCDINMPGESGIEFLESMKDQLKDIAVIMVTAMDSHHRIEQSIELGIYGYIFKPFRQNQIMVCVHNALRRSELERNERVYNQRLKEEVKRQTSLLEITIERLKASEMELKISENNIKSQLNFLNTLINAIPNPLYYKDMKGNYIGCNSSFAKYIGLEQAEIIGKSVHNIAPKDLADITYKIDQDLFKNPGHRAYETTLKFADGLKHNVILNKATYADIDGRLAGLLGVIIDVTEQKKTEIRLKESQAQIIQQEKMASIGQLAAGVAHEINNPTGYVSSNLTTLENYQNDIFEIIKECMVLISYFDSEAIKAQLLTHVIKKLEIIEALRKRIDLDFLLDDIPNLIRESREGLERIKKIVIDLKNFAHPGTDELKYTNINENIDSTLNIVWNEIKYKAVVEKEYGEFPDVLCYPQQLNQVFMNILVNAAHAIKSDGVIKIKTCSRDNNITIEISDNGEGIPEKNITRIYDPFFTTKEVGKGTGLGLNVAYNIVKKHNGNIDVKSQVGKGTTFYISIPLEPVNKVLNSD, encoded by the coding sequence ATGAAAAAAAATATTCTCATACTCGATGATGAAGAATCCATACGAAGGATACTGCAAAGGATTCTTGAAAATAACAATTATAACTGCTTTATGGCTCACGATACCAGAGCTGCAAGGGAACATTTAAGTCAGCAAGAGATAGACCTAATATTGTGTGACATAAACATGCCGGGTGAATCAGGGATCGAATTTCTTGAAAGCATGAAGGATCAATTAAAAGATATTGCGGTTATAATGGTTACCGCAATGGATTCACACCATAGAATAGAACAATCCATTGAACTTGGTATATATGGATACATTTTCAAGCCATTCAGGCAGAACCAGATAATGGTATGTGTCCATAATGCCCTGAGAAGAAGTGAACTTGAAAGAAACGAAAGGGTTTACAACCAGAGACTAAAGGAAGAGGTCAAGAGACAGACCTCACTGCTGGAAATTACAATAGAGCGTTTAAAGGCATCTGAGATGGAATTAAAGATTTCGGAAAATAACATCAAATCACAACTCAATTTTTTAAACACTCTGATTAATGCGATACCAAATCCGCTATATTATAAAGATATGAAGGGCAATTACATTGGATGCAACAGTTCATTTGCCAAATATATAGGCCTTGAGCAGGCAGAAATAATAGGAAAATCGGTGCATAATATTGCTCCAAAAGATCTTGCTGATATCACCTATAAAATTGATCAGGATCTTTTTAAAAATCCTGGACACAGGGCGTATGAAACAACCCTTAAATTTGCTGACGGCCTTAAACACAATGTAATCTTGAACAAGGCAACCTATGCAGATATTGACGGAAGGCTCGCAGGCCTCCTAGGTGTGATAATCGATGTTACTGAACAGAAAAAAACAGAGATAAGGTTGAAGGAATCCCAGGCTCAGATAATACAGCAGGAAAAAATGGCTTCAATAGGTCAGCTTGCCGCAGGCGTTGCCCACGAGATAAATAATCCGACCGGATATGTAAGCAGCAACCTTACAACACTCGAAAATTACCAGAATGATATTTTCGAGATAATAAAAGAATGTATGGTATTAATCTCATACTTTGATTCAGAAGCAATAAAAGCTCAATTACTGACGCACGTGATTAAAAAACTGGAAATAATCGAAGCGCTGAGAAAAAGAATCGATCTGGATTTTCTTTTAGATGATATCCCCAACCTTATCAGAGAATCAAGAGAGGGGCTGGAACGAATAAAAAAAATCGTGATAGATCTTAAAAACTTTGCTCACCCAGGAACCGATGAACTCAAATATACCAACATAAATGAAAACATCGATTCCACCTTAAATATTGTGTGGAATGAGATTAAATACAAAGCTGTTGTGGAAAAAGAGTATGGAGAATTTCCGGATGTTCTTTGTTACCCCCAGCAGCTTAATCAGGTGTTTATGAATATACTGGTTAATGCAGCACATGCTATTAAATCAGATGGTGTGATTAAAATAAAAACATGTTCTAGAGATAACAATATTACGATCGAGATCAGTGATAATGGTGAAGGAATTCCTGAAAAAAACATTACCAGAATTTATGACCCCTTTTTCACCACCAAAGAGGTAGGTAAAGGGACCGGGCTTGGTTTGAATGTGGCGTATAATATAGTTAAAAAACATAATGGGAACATAGATGTAAAAAGCCAGGTTGGTAAAGGAACTACATTTTATATTAGTATCCCATTGGAACCTGTTAATAAGGTTTTGAACTCCGATTGA